A region from the Tsuneonella mangrovi genome encodes:
- a CDS encoding LysE family translocator produces MIDPERLAAFLFVTSATSIVPGPSMLFVMSQSIWRGGKSGAAALAGMQLGYVGWWTLAALGLGTLAAAYPLAFDLLTIAGALYLAWLGVAAIRHSFHAGEEHAEVPAKASRHAFTDGILVAISNPKSLVYMVAVIPPFIDANAPVVPQIALLAVVALAADIAVGTAYIQAGRRLARFMERAATRRWIDRGTGMVFLAIAATVLAESLIA; encoded by the coding sequence ATGATCGACCCCGAGCGCCTTGCAGCCTTCCTGTTCGTGACCAGCGCGACGAGTATCGTGCCGGGGCCATCGATGCTGTTCGTAATGAGCCAGTCGATCTGGCGCGGCGGGAAATCGGGCGCGGCGGCACTCGCCGGAATGCAGCTCGGCTATGTCGGGTGGTGGACGCTTGCCGCGCTGGGGCTCGGCACGCTAGCTGCCGCATACCCGCTGGCATTCGACCTGCTGACGATCGCTGGGGCGCTCTATCTCGCCTGGCTCGGCGTCGCGGCGATCCGCCATTCCTTCCATGCCGGGGAAGAACATGCAGAAGTTCCGGCCAAAGCATCGCGCCATGCATTCACCGACGGGATTCTCGTAGCGATCAGCAACCCCAAATCGCTGGTTTACATGGTCGCGGTGATCCCGCCGTTTATCGATGCAAACGCCCCAGTCGTGCCGCAGATCGCACTGCTTGCAGTTGTCGCGCTCGCCGCCGATATCGCCGTCGGCACGGCCTATATCCAGGCCGGCCGCCGCTTGGCGCGCTTCATGGAGCGCGCCGCAACGCGCCGCTGGATCGATCGCGGGACAGGGATGGTGTTCCTGGCGATCGCGGCAACCGTGCTGGCGGAATCCCTGATCGCCTGA
- a CDS encoding error-prone DNA polymerase: MPESPLTPDKRRIDLDPDDVAPPPRAPFVELGLVSCFSFLRGASDAVDLAMTARALGYDAIGIADANSLAGVVRIHSEAKTLKLKPVIGCRIETVEGLAFLAYPADRAGYGRLCRLISAGRMTTLGGEWQAKGVCEIDLAMLASHSEGVQLVLLPPGDLETELTITVESNVVPLDDPQASGEAGRQVPFTGNLATIVPHLGKQLPTLRHIAASYLYSGDDIARIDRLDALAQAHGLSLLATNDVHYHAPDRRPLQDVMTAIRHKTTVAKAGHLLFGNAERHLKSPQQMVELFARWPYAIAAAREVADACRFTLDELRYEYPREIYPGGMTPQQYLERSTWQGADGRYPSGVPESVRTTLERELALIEKLDLARYFLTIKDIVDYARGVDPPILCQGRGSAANSAVCYCLGITSVDPAKHALLFDRFISEERKEPPDIDVDFEHERREEVIQHIYRSYGRERAGLCATVIHYRPRMAIREVGKAMGLSEDVTSALARTVWGNYGQEVAEKHAREIGLDLSDPHLRRVLKLTEQMIGMPRHLSQHVGGFILTDGPLTETVPIGNGAMPDRSFIEWDKDDIDALGILKVDVLALGMLTCIRKCLDLLENHHERRLELATVPREDPETYAMLRKADSLGVFQVESRAQMNMLPRLRPREFYDLVIQVAIVRPGPIQGDMVHPYLKRRRGAEQLVIPAPAPRYGPPDELSSILERTLGVPIFQEQAMKIALDAAKFSSAEANRLRKAMATFRSRGMVEELQDMMVGRMVARGYDPDFAQRCFNQIKGFGEYGFPESHAASFAHLVYVSSWLKCHFPAAFACALLNSQPMGFYAPAQIVRDAREHGVAVLAVDVNASEWDCTLEGDGGSQAGKGDSGRLDRDIGLRLGFRQVDGLPEHIAARLVAEREAHGPYRDVAELRDRAGLSPAHVERLASADCFGSLGLPRRQALWDARSLVAGRGLPLFAHAAAREEGAEITPIALPRMPLSEEVVADYQTTRISLKAHPLAFLRASLAERGFVRACDLRARKYRSMVQVAGVVLIRQRPGSAKGVCFITLEDETGVINLVVWPDLKERQRKVVMGARLMEVRGRVEYDDEVIHVIAHHMNDASADLLRLSDDELRPAIARADHVASPLQQRKPPPLKGDPVEPWEPPGPGNRECGYHGPAGGGHPRNVRIIPRILPPSRDFH; this comes from the coding sequence ATGCCCGAATCCCCGCTGACACCCGACAAGCGCCGGATCGATCTCGATCCCGATGATGTCGCGCCGCCGCCACGCGCGCCGTTCGTCGAACTCGGGCTGGTGAGCTGCTTCAGCTTCCTGCGCGGGGCATCGGACGCGGTCGACCTGGCGATGACCGCCCGCGCACTGGGTTACGACGCGATCGGGATCGCCGATGCGAACTCGCTGGCGGGCGTGGTGCGGATCCATAGCGAAGCGAAGACGCTGAAGCTGAAGCCGGTCATCGGCTGCCGCATCGAAACGGTCGAGGGGCTGGCATTCCTCGCCTATCCCGCCGACCGCGCCGGCTATGGCCGCCTGTGCCGCCTGATTTCCGCCGGACGGATGACCACGCTCGGCGGTGAATGGCAGGCCAAGGGCGTGTGCGAGATCGACCTGGCGATGCTGGCGAGCCACAGCGAAGGGGTGCAGCTGGTCCTGCTGCCACCAGGGGACTTGGAAACGGAGCTTACGATTACGGTCGAGAGCAACGTGGTCCCGCTCGATGATCCCCAAGCATCCGGCGAAGCGGGCAGGCAGGTTCCTTTCACCGGCAATCTGGCCACCATCGTGCCCCATCTCGGCAAGCAGCTCCCCACATTGCGCCATATTGCCGCCAGCTACCTCTACAGCGGTGACGATATCGCCCGGATCGACCGGCTCGATGCGCTGGCGCAGGCGCATGGGTTGTCGTTGCTCGCCACCAACGATGTGCATTACCACGCGCCCGATCGGCGTCCGTTGCAGGACGTGATGACCGCGATCCGGCACAAGACCACGGTTGCCAAGGCCGGCCACCTGTTGTTCGGCAATGCCGAGCGACACCTCAAGTCGCCGCAACAGATGGTCGAGCTGTTTGCCCGCTGGCCGTACGCAATCGCTGCGGCGCGCGAAGTGGCCGATGCCTGCCGCTTCACGCTCGACGAACTGCGCTACGAATACCCGCGCGAGATTTACCCTGGCGGCATGACGCCCCAACAATACCTCGAGCGTTCGACCTGGCAGGGCGCCGACGGTCGCTATCCCTCAGGCGTCCCCGAAAGCGTCCGCACCACATTGGAGCGCGAGTTGGCGCTGATCGAGAAGCTCGACCTTGCGCGCTATTTCCTCACCATCAAGGACATCGTCGACTATGCGCGCGGGGTCGATCCGCCGATCCTGTGCCAGGGGCGGGGCAGCGCAGCCAATTCGGCAGTGTGCTACTGTCTCGGCATCACCAGCGTCGATCCGGCCAAGCACGCGCTGCTGTTCGACCGGTTCATCTCCGAAGAACGCAAGGAACCACCCGATATCGATGTCGATTTCGAGCACGAACGACGCGAAGAAGTGATCCAACACATCTACCGCAGCTATGGACGCGAGCGGGCGGGGCTGTGCGCTACGGTGATCCACTACCGTCCGCGCATGGCGATCCGCGAGGTCGGCAAGGCGATGGGCCTGTCAGAAGACGTGACCAGCGCGCTGGCCCGCACGGTATGGGGCAACTACGGGCAGGAAGTGGCCGAAAAACATGCCCGCGAAATCGGCCTCGACCTTTCCGATCCGCATTTGCGACGTGTACTTAAACTCACCGAGCAGATGATTGGAATGCCGCGCCATTTGTCGCAGCACGTCGGCGGGTTCATCCTCACCGACGGGCCACTGACCGAAACCGTGCCGATCGGCAACGGGGCGATGCCCGATCGCAGCTTCATCGAGTGGGACAAGGATGACATCGACGCGCTCGGCATCCTCAAGGTCGACGTGCTCGCGCTGGGGATGCTGACCTGTATCAGGAAGTGCCTCGACCTGCTTGAAAACCATCATGAAAGGCGGCTCGAACTCGCCACCGTCCCGCGCGAGGATCCGGAGACCTACGCGATGCTCCGCAAGGCGGATTCGCTCGGTGTGTTCCAGGTCGAAAGCCGGGCGCAAATGAACATGCTGCCGCGCCTGCGCCCGCGCGAGTTCTACGATCTCGTGATCCAGGTCGCGATCGTCCGCCCCGGGCCGATCCAGGGCGACATGGTCCACCCCTATCTCAAGCGCCGCCGCGGAGCGGAGCAGTTAGTGATCCCTGCGCCTGCGCCACGGTACGGCCCGCCCGATGAACTCTCGAGTATCCTCGAACGCACGTTGGGGGTGCCGATCTTCCAGGAACAGGCGATGAAGATCGCGCTCGACGCGGCCAAGTTCTCCAGTGCGGAGGCCAACCGGCTACGTAAGGCGATGGCCACCTTCCGCAGCCGTGGGATGGTGGAGGAATTGCAAGACATGATGGTCGGGCGGATGGTCGCGCGCGGCTACGATCCCGACTTCGCACAGCGCTGCTTCAACCAGATCAAGGGATTCGGTGAATACGGCTTCCCCGAAAGCCACGCGGCCAGTTTCGCGCACCTCGTCTATGTGTCGAGCTGGCTCAAATGCCATTTCCCCGCCGCGTTCGCCTGCGCGCTGCTCAATTCGCAACCGATGGGGTTCTACGCCCCCGCGCAGATCGTGCGCGACGCGCGCGAGCACGGCGTGGCGGTGCTGGCGGTCGATGTAAATGCGAGCGAGTGGGACTGTACGCTGGAAGGGGACGGCGGGTCACAGGCCGGGAAGGGCGACAGCGGTCGTTTGGACCGCGACATCGGCCTGCGGCTCGGCTTCCGGCAGGTCGACGGACTGCCCGAGCATATCGCCGCCCGCTTGGTGGCGGAGCGCGAGGCACATGGCCCCTACCGCGATGTCGCCGAATTGCGCGATCGGGCAGGGCTGTCGCCTGCGCATGTCGAGCGGCTCGCGAGCGCCGACTGTTTCGGATCGCTCGGCCTGCCACGGAGACAGGCGTTGTGGGATGCGCGCAGCCTGGTAGCGGGCCGTGGCCTGCCGCTGTTCGCCCATGCCGCTGCGCGCGAGGAAGGGGCCGAGATCACGCCCATCGCGCTCCCCCGGATGCCGCTCAGCGAAGAGGTCGTTGCCGACTACCAGACCACCCGGATCAGCCTGAAGGCGCACCCGCTGGCGTTCCTGCGCGCGAGTCTGGCCGAGCGCGGTTTCGTGCGCGCCTGCGACCTGCGTGCGCGCAAGTACCGCTCGATGGTACAGGTGGCGGGTGTCGTGCTGATACGCCAGCGGCCGGGCAGCGCCAAAGGCGTGTGCTTCATTACGCTGGAAGACGAGACCGGGGTCATCAACCTCGTCGTATGGCCCGATCTCAAGGAAAGACAGCGCAAGGTCGTGATGGGCGCGCGGCTGATGGAGGTGCGCGGACGGGTCGAATACGACGACGAGGTGATCCACGTCATCGCCCACCACATGAACGATGCCAGCGCAGACCTGCTGCGCTTGTCCGACGACGAACTACGCCCCGCGATCGCCCGCGCCGACCATGTCGCCAGTCCGCTCCAGCAAAGGAAGCCTCCGCCACTCAAAGGTGATCCGGTCGAACCGTGGGAGCCGCCCGGCCCGGGCAACCGCGAGTGCGGCTATCACGGGCCTGCGGGGGGCGGGCACCCGCGCAACGTGCGGATCATCCCGCGGATACTTCCGCCCTCGCGCGATTTCCACTAG
- a CDS encoding PilZ domain-containing protein, giving the protein MAFFQTNRLADQADRRAVRRYSVDRAARIKLAGGDRFGRLTDLSEAGARFDGQNPPVEGASCLLCWDGYEYFAKVIWASQASCGVRFERDIPMEVVEATIEAVEFQDGPVAHFGNIPLGQKRSRRSSLVSED; this is encoded by the coding sequence GTGGCATTTTTCCAAACCAATCGCCTTGCCGATCAAGCGGACCGGCGGGCTGTCCGGCGTTATTCGGTTGACCGGGCTGCAAGAATAAAACTCGCCGGGGGAGACCGGTTCGGGCGCCTCACCGACCTGTCGGAGGCGGGCGCGCGCTTCGACGGACAGAACCCTCCCGTGGAAGGGGCCTCGTGCCTGCTGTGTTGGGATGGCTACGAGTATTTCGCCAAGGTGATCTGGGCCAGCCAGGCCAGCTGCGGTGTGCGTTTCGAACGCGACATCCCGATGGAGGTGGTCGAAGCGACGATCGAGGCGGTCGAATTCCAGGATGGCCCGGTCGCCCATTTCGGTAACATCCCGCTCGGCCAGAAACGTTCGCGGCGTTCCTCGCTGGTGTCCGAAGACTGA
- a CDS encoding Y-family DNA polymerase, with protein sequence MTDTVSPPGASPPATPPRRILSAWLHQLAVDRWRLSEGCAPGEGADAAPLALITDTAHGPRIHAANRAGIATGAQAGAMLADVRALCPDIAVRPSDPAGDLKFLEHIALWARRWGPWSALDAPDAVLVDVTAVAHLFGGEAKLLADAHDRFIRRGLAVRLAIAPTAGAAWALSHYGPERAILAPDDDAAARLADLPVAALRLDGDVLLVLRRLGLKRLGDLTERFGEPRGRDALQRRFRNRKSPAANPLIRLDQLLGCVPEPLLPVLPQQVPLVQRRLMEPIRHRSLLDTVLGDLAADMARALEGSGQGARRLELGLWRVDGEVIVRQVELAAATRDPAHIAQLFAERLDDVDAGFGIETVRLRASWAEPLALMQRDFEAAAEAHGTSLAAFVDRLTVRLGPKAVRRPVLHASHVPERAQRWQEALAPEPPSQGELAFHARPLKLLDRAERIAVLYATPDGYPKAFRWRGAVHEVVRVEGPERIAPEWWRERGGARLRDYYRIEDDAGRRYWIYRQGIIGDGRGGMPDWYLQGLCA encoded by the coding sequence ATGACGGATACCGTCTCGCCGCCCGGCGCATCGCCGCCAGCCACTCCGCCGCGCCGGATCCTCTCGGCCTGGCTGCACCAGCTGGCGGTCGATCGCTGGCGGCTGTCTGAAGGCTGCGCACCGGGGGAGGGGGCGGACGCCGCTCCGCTGGCGCTCATCACCGATACCGCGCACGGCCCGCGCATCCACGCCGCCAACCGCGCCGGGATCGCCACCGGGGCGCAGGCAGGCGCGATGCTGGCCGATGTCCGCGCGCTGTGCCCCGACATTGCCGTGCGGCCGAGTGATCCGGCGGGAGACCTCAAATTCCTCGAACACATCGCACTGTGGGCACGGCGCTGGGGACCGTGGTCGGCGCTCGACGCCCCCGATGCGGTGCTGGTCGACGTAACCGCCGTCGCGCACCTGTTCGGCGGGGAAGCCAAGCTGCTGGCCGATGCGCACGATCGCTTTATCCGACGCGGGCTGGCCGTCCGCCTGGCTATCGCCCCGACCGCCGGGGCGGCCTGGGCGCTGTCGCACTACGGGCCGGAGCGTGCGATCCTTGCCCCGGATGACGATGCCGCAGCGCGACTGGCGGACCTGCCGGTGGCGGCGTTACGGCTCGACGGCGATGTCCTGCTGGTGCTGCGCCGCCTTGGGCTCAAGCGCCTGGGCGACTTGACCGAGCGGTTCGGCGAGCCGCGTGGGCGCGACGCACTCCAGCGCCGGTTCCGCAACCGCAAGTCGCCTGCCGCCAATCCGCTGATCCGTCTCGACCAGTTGCTCGGGTGCGTACCCGAACCGCTTCTGCCCGTGCTTCCGCAGCAGGTCCCGCTGGTCCAGCGCCGCCTGATGGAGCCGATCCGCCATCGCAGCCTGCTCGATACCGTGCTGGGCGACCTTGCCGCGGACATGGCCCGCGCGCTGGAGGGCAGCGGGCAGGGCGCGCGACGGCTCGAACTGGGCCTGTGGCGGGTCGATGGCGAAGTGATCGTGCGGCAGGTCGAACTTGCCGCCGCGACCCGCGACCCGGCGCATATCGCGCAACTGTTCGCCGAGCGGCTGGACGATGTCGATGCGGGCTTCGGGATCGAGACGGTGCGGCTGCGCGCCAGCTGGGCCGAACCGCTCGCACTGATGCAGCGCGATTTCGAAGCGGCGGCAGAAGCGCATGGCACCAGCCTTGCTGCATTTGTCGACCGGCTGACGGTGCGGCTTGGCCCCAAGGCGGTACGCCGTCCGGTGCTCCACGCAAGCCACGTGCCCGAACGCGCGCAGCGCTGGCAGGAAGCGCTCGCGCCTGAGCCACCGAGCCAAGGGGAGCTGGCGTTCCACGCGCGCCCGCTCAAGCTGCTCGACCGGGCGGAGAGGATCGCGGTGCTCTACGCCACGCCCGACGGTTATCCCAAGGCGTTTCGCTGGCGCGGCGCGGTGCACGAAGTGGTGCGGGTCGAGGGGCCCGAGCGGATCGCGCCCGAGTGGTGGCGCGAACGCGGCGGGGCGCGGCTGCGCGACTATTACCGGATCGAGGACGACGCGGGGCGGCGCTACTGGATCTACCGCCAGGGAATCATCGGTGACGGGCGCGGCGGAATGCCCGACTGGTACTTGCAGGGCCTATGCGCGTGA
- a CDS encoding recA-like protein: MSRSTISSHDLVPASELAAISGCAPVWQPGLAPACHSEIFAPGREASGAAVALALAGDALRSARPGETDEAEDRRAILWVQDRAALRLGGRPYRPGLPRAFQHRLLHVVAEKPQDALFALEEGLRCRELAAVIGELAGAPRALDFTASRRLSLAAEKHGVPLWLVRLDAPHDLSSARLRWSVRSAPSAPPRWNGQAPGTPQWHTELFRARAHPPGEWTLRDDGYRLAARRIAASHSAAPDPLGLAAPAGGRSLAAV; the protein is encoded by the coding sequence ATGAGTCGTTCCACTATCTCCTCGCACGATCTCGTGCCCGCCAGCGAACTCGCCGCGATCTCCGGCTGTGCGCCTGTATGGCAACCGGGTTTGGCGCCTGCCTGCCACAGTGAGATATTCGCCCCCGGACGGGAAGCGAGCGGGGCCGCAGTGGCGCTGGCGCTGGCCGGCGATGCCTTGCGCAGTGCCCGCCCGGGTGAGACCGACGAAGCCGAGGACCGGCGCGCGATCCTGTGGGTGCAGGACCGGGCGGCCTTGCGGCTCGGCGGGCGCCCTTATCGCCCCGGGTTACCACGGGCATTCCAGCACCGGCTGCTCCATGTCGTGGCCGAGAAGCCGCAGGACGCACTGTTCGCGCTCGAGGAAGGGCTGCGCTGCCGCGAGCTCGCAGCGGTGATCGGGGAACTTGCCGGGGCGCCGCGCGCGCTCGATTTCACCGCTTCGCGCCGCCTCAGCCTTGCTGCGGAAAAGCACGGCGTGCCGCTATGGCTGGTGCGGCTCGATGCTCCGCACGATCTTTCCTCGGCGCGCCTGCGCTGGAGCGTGCGCTCCGCTCCGTCCGCCCCGCCGCGCTGGAACGGTCAGGCACCCGGCACTCCCCAATGGCACACCGAGCTGTTCCGCGCGCGTGCCCATCCTCCCGGCGAATGGACCTTGCGCGATGACGGATACCGTCTCGCCGCCCGGCGCATCGCCGCCAGCCACTCCGCCGCGCCGGATCCTCTCGGCCTGGCTGCACCAGCTGGCGGTCGATCGCTGGCGGCTGTCTGA
- a CDS encoding amino acid permease yields the protein MILDRVKPLDAILATAEKKSLKRSLGWFQLTLMGIGCVIGTGIFVLTSVGAQKAGPGLMVAFAIAGLVCIVAAFCYAEIAAMIPVAGSAYTYSYATIGEFFAWTVGWALIMEYAIAASAVSVGWSGYFSGTVLGGLGIHLPTWLSAGPLALGGVEGGFINLPALVIALLVTFLLVIGTSESAKVNAVLVLIKVTALTAFVALTLTSSDFSVDKFNPFLPAGLFGGWGSGVGAVGAAATMFFAYVGFDAVSTAAEETKNPQRNVPIGLVGSLLFCTVFYILVAAGAIGTIGGNPIMGADNLPLITGSPELARQCAMPQYADALVCSKEPLAHVLKVIGFTGFGNAIGLAAFLALPSVILVLIFGQTRIFFVMSRDGLLPEMLSRVHPRFRTPHVVTLITGIAVAVAAAFFPVGQLADISNAGTLYAFLMVAVAVLVLRVKDPERPRHFKVPGVWIIAPLTIIGCVLLFFNLPTAAMLFLPGWGVLGLLVYFLYSRSHSYLGRGIVEIVDDIEGHETMMPIDEPNESKN from the coding sequence ATGATCCTAGATCGCGTCAAGCCGCTCGATGCCATCCTGGCAACCGCGGAAAAGAAATCACTCAAGCGCTCGCTCGGCTGGTTCCAGCTTACCCTGATGGGGATCGGCTGCGTAATCGGCACGGGTATCTTCGTGCTGACTTCGGTCGGCGCGCAGAAGGCGGGCCCGGGCCTGATGGTCGCATTCGCGATCGCGGGCCTCGTCTGCATCGTGGCAGCGTTCTGTTATGCCGAAATCGCAGCGATGATCCCGGTCGCAGGCAGCGCCTATACATATAGCTACGCGACGATTGGCGAGTTCTTCGCCTGGACCGTTGGTTGGGCGCTGATCATGGAATACGCGATCGCCGCCTCGGCGGTGTCGGTCGGCTGGTCGGGATACTTTTCAGGGACCGTGCTCGGCGGGCTAGGCATACACTTGCCAACCTGGCTCAGCGCCGGGCCTCTTGCGCTCGGCGGAGTCGAAGGCGGGTTCATCAACCTGCCTGCGCTGGTAATCGCACTGCTGGTCACGTTCCTGCTGGTTATCGGCACGAGCGAGAGCGCCAAGGTCAATGCCGTGCTGGTGCTGATCAAGGTCACTGCGCTGACGGCGTTTGTCGCACTGACGCTGACAAGTTCCGACTTCTCGGTCGACAAGTTCAACCCGTTCCTGCCCGCCGGCCTGTTCGGTGGTTGGGGTTCGGGCGTCGGTGCGGTCGGCGCGGCGGCGACAATGTTCTTCGCTTATGTCGGTTTCGATGCGGTCTCGACCGCAGCGGAGGAAACCAAGAATCCCCAGAGGAACGTGCCAATCGGTCTGGTCGGCTCACTTCTTTTCTGCACGGTGTTCTACATCCTCGTCGCCGCCGGTGCGATCGGTACCATCGGGGGCAACCCGATCATGGGCGCTGATAATCTTCCGCTGATCACCGGTTCGCCCGAACTCGCGCGTCAGTGCGCCATGCCGCAATATGCCGATGCGCTGGTCTGCTCGAAGGAGCCGTTGGCGCACGTGCTCAAGGTGATCGGGTTCACCGGGTTCGGTAACGCGATCGGCTTGGCCGCGTTCCTTGCGCTGCCGTCGGTTATCCTGGTGCTGATTTTCGGCCAGACGCGCATCTTCTTCGTGATGAGCCGCGACGGACTGCTGCCCGAAATGCTCAGCCGCGTGCACCCGAGGTTTCGCACGCCGCACGTCGTAACCCTGATCACCGGTATCGCGGTGGCGGTTGCTGCCGCGTTCTTCCCGGTCGGCCAGCTCGCTGACATCTCCAATGCCGGCACGCTCTACGCGTTCCTGATGGTCGCGGTGGCGGTGCTGGTACTGCGGGTGAAGGATCCGGAGCGTCCGCGCCACTTCAAGGTGCCGGGGGTATGGATCATCGCTCCGCTGACGATCATCGGTTGCGTCCTGCTGTTCTTCAACCTGCCGACTGCAGCGATGCTGTTCCTGCCGGGGTGGGGCGTGCTCGGGCTGCTTGTTTATTTCCTCTACAGCCGCAGCCACAGCTATCTTGGTCGCGGGATTGTCGAAATCGTGGACGACATTGAAGGCCACGAAACGATGATGCCGATTGACGAACCGAACGAGAGCAAGAACTGA
- the panB gene encoding 3-methyl-2-oxobutanoate hydroxymethyltransferase, with protein MSTTFKLDTATSRAHPTPQPMRRLTVPKIQSRKADGATKEPLVMLTAYTARTAQLLDEHCDILLVGDSLGQVIYGLPTTLQVTLDMMIAHGAAVVRGSYHSVVVVDMPFGSYEASPQQAFESASRIMAETGCAAVKLEGGQAMAETIAFLSQRGIPVMAHVGLTPQAVNALGGYGARGRSQEEHAKIMADGNAVQEAGAFAVVIEGVIEPIAIALTQALEIPTIGIGASAQCDGQVLVTEDMLGMFERVPRFVKRYEDMASVISKAAGTYAEEVRARTFPGEDQTYQPKS; from the coding sequence ATGTCCACGACCTTCAAGCTCGATACGGCGACCAGCCGAGCGCACCCCACCCCGCAGCCGATGCGGCGGCTCACGGTTCCCAAGATCCAGTCCCGCAAGGCGGACGGTGCGACCAAGGAACCATTGGTCATGCTCACCGCCTACACTGCGCGCACCGCACAGCTGCTCGACGAACACTGCGACATCCTGCTGGTGGGGGATTCGCTGGGGCAGGTCATCTACGGGCTTCCGACGACGCTGCAGGTCACGCTCGACATGATGATCGCGCACGGCGCGGCGGTGGTGCGCGGATCGTATCACTCGGTGGTGGTGGTCGACATGCCGTTCGGTTCCTACGAGGCGTCGCCCCAACAGGCGTTCGAGAGCGCGAGCCGGATCATGGCAGAAACCGGCTGCGCGGCGGTCAAGCTCGAAGGCGGGCAAGCGATGGCCGAAACGATCGCGTTCTTGAGCCAGCGCGGCATTCCGGTGATGGCGCACGTCGGGCTGACCCCGCAGGCGGTCAATGCGCTCGGTGGATACGGAGCGCGCGGGCGCAGCCAGGAAGAACACGCCAAGATCATGGCTGACGGCAATGCGGTGCAGGAAGCAGGCGCATTTGCGGTGGTGATCGAAGGCGTGATCGAGCCGATCGCGATTGCCCTCACCCAAGCGCTCGAAATCCCGACCATCGGCATCGGCGCATCGGCCCAGTGCGACGGGCAGGTGCTTGTCACCGAAGACATGCTCGGCATGTTCGAACGCGTCCCGCGGTTCGTGAAACGCTACGAAGACATGGCGAGCGTGATTTCCAAGGCTGCGGGAACCTACGCCGAAGAAGTGCGCGCGCGCACTTTCCCGGGCGAAGACCAGACGTACCAGCCGAAGAGCTGA
- a CDS encoding DUF475 domain-containing protein → MLRYYKGSIGFTLACLAIGAWYGWESTHSLAGTAQMLWIIGVLSVLEVSLSFDNAVVNATVLEDMDEIWQKRFLTWGMAIAVFGMRIAFPLAIVAIAAGLGPIDAIKLSLGQPDEYERIVSGAHVGIAGFGGAFLFLVGSKFFFDKEKEVHWIHRIEVWLSRFSHIPAVEIALLLLTLFGFSRLLPDDEALTFLVAGIFGTIAFVVVEGISTWLELREEAAKLRGAVVASGLGGFLYLQVLDSSFSFDGVIGAFALSNNMVVIALGLSIGAMFVRSMTIMLVQKGTLAEYRYLEHGAFWAILALGVIMFASARFHISEAVTGLIGAVLIGLSLWWSIRFNRLERAQHTA, encoded by the coding sequence ATGCTTCGCTACTACAAGGGTTCGATCGGTTTCACCCTCGCCTGCCTCGCGATTGGCGCGTGGTACGGGTGGGAAAGCACGCACAGTCTTGCCGGCACCGCGCAGATGCTGTGGATTATCGGTGTGCTTTCGGTGCTCGAGGTTTCGCTCAGTTTCGACAACGCGGTGGTCAACGCGACCGTGCTCGAGGACATGGACGAAATCTGGCAGAAGCGATTTCTCACGTGGGGGATGGCGATTGCCGTCTTCGGGATGAGGATCGCATTTCCGCTGGCGATTGTTGCGATCGCTGCCGGGCTCGGCCCGATCGACGCGATCAAACTTTCACTTGGTCAGCCAGACGAATACGAGCGCATCGTTTCGGGCGCTCACGTCGGCATCGCCGGGTTCGGCGGCGCGTTCCTGTTCCTCGTCGGGTCGAAGTTCTTCTTCGACAAGGAGAAGGAGGTCCACTGGATCCACCGGATAGAAGTGTGGCTGTCCAGGTTCTCGCATATCCCCGCGGTCGAAATCGCGCTGCTTCTGCTGACCTTGTTTGGCTTCTCGCGACTTCTGCCTGACGACGAAGCGCTGACGTTCCTCGTTGCCGGTATATTCGGGACCATTGCGTTTGTTGTGGTCGAGGGGATCAGCACTTGGCTCGAACTGCGCGAGGAGGCGGCCAAACTGCGCGGCGCGGTCGTCGCGTCGGGCCTGGGGGGCTTCCTCTACCTGCAAGTGCTAGACAGCTCGTTCAGTTTCGACGGAGTGATCGGGGCATTCGCATTGTCGAACAACATGGTGGTCATCGCGCTCGGCTTGTCGATCGGTGCGATGTTCGTGCGATCGATGACCATCATGCTGGTGCAGAAGGGGACGCTTGCCGAATACCGCTATCTCGAACATGGAGCGTTCTGGGCGATCCTTGCGCTCGGCGTGATCATGTTCGCTTCGGCCCGGTTCCACATTTCGGAAGCGGTGACCGGGCTGATAGGTGCGGTGCTGATCGGACTGTCGCTGTGGTGGTCGATCCGTTTCAATCGCCTGGAGCGTGCGCAGCATACCGCTTAG